Proteins encoded in a region of the Excalfactoria chinensis isolate bCotChi1 chromosome 16, bCotChi1.hap2, whole genome shotgun sequence genome:
- the DDX54 gene encoding ATP-dependent RNA helicase DDX54 isoform X1, with protein MAPPGARKRRGPSGAGDKRRAATAPVPGTLTLLPASLTHRHRLQLPVPSLPSFPTAEHEDADAAADTQAMVRAQNKKKKSGGFQSMGLSYPVFKGVMKKGYKVPTPIQRKTIPVILRGRDVVAMARTGSGKTACFLLPMFERLKAPSPSGARALILSPTRELALQTLKFTKELGKFTGLKTALVLGGDKMEDQFAALHENPDIIIATPGRLVHVAVEMNLKLHSVEYVVFDEADRLFEMGFAEQLQEILARLPGGHQTVLFSATLPKLLVEFARAGLTEPMLIRLDVESKLSEQLKLAFFHVRGDDKPAVLLHLLRSVVKPQDQTVVFVATKHHTEYLKELLTSQGICCTHIYSSLDQTARKINIAKFAHGKCQVLLVTDVAARGLDIPMLDNVINYSFPAKSKLFVHRVGRVARAGRSGTAYSLVAPDEMPYIFDLHLFLGRPLILASGQEMPADADGVLGRVPQSLVDDEECLLLTDHEGSLELQSLRRVADNAQKQYLRSRPGPSPESIKRVKEMDMSQLGIHPLFSAHFEDTELERLKLVDSIKAYKSKATIFEINATAHTLASSIMRSKRRHDRALIEKFQRGQQEKRAAALEGQKLHPVTPTTPRPEEEEGEEENLQEVFSTMVGRKRKRSRAAGDGARKKPQPPVQRDEDFYIPYRPKDFESERGLSVGGEGSAFEQQAAGAVLDLMGDESHNLNRSKQLLKWDRKKKRFVGQTGQEEKKKVRTESGHYISSSYKNNLYEKWKQKNKVDERDEDEDTQGGRELLRGKHKRGHAPRKAPGQGKVRSELKNKQQILKQRKAAAKQRFLQRGGMKRLRARNRQRMRELQQMAFGRVGPTKKGKLRKKM; from the exons ATGGCGCCGCCGGGTGCTCGCAAGCGGCGCGGACCGAGCGGAGCTGGGGACAAGAGGCGGGCAGCGACAGCG CCGGTTCCCGGCACACTGACTCTGCTCCCCGCGTCCCTCACGCACCGTCACCGTCTGCAGCTCCCCGTGCCCTCTCTGCCCTCCTTCCCCACCGCTGAGCACGAGGATGCCGACGCGGCGGCCGACACGCAGGCGATGGTGCGGGCGcagaacaagaagaagaaatccGGAGGCTTCCAGTCCATGG GCCTGAGCTACCCCGTCTTCAAGGGCGTGATGAAGAAGGGCTACAAAGTGCCCACGCCCATCCAGAGGAAG ACCATCCCGGTGATCCTGCGTGGCCGTGACGTGGTGGCGATGGCGCGGACGGGCAGTGGGAAGACGgcctgcttcctgctgcccaTGTTCGAGCGGCTGAAGGCACCCAGCCCATCTGGAGCTCGCGCCCTTATCCTCTCACCCACGCGTGAACTGGCCCTGCAGACCCTCAAGTTCACCAAGGAG CTGGGCAAGTTCACAGGCTTGAAGACCGCTCTTGTGCTGGGAGGAGACAA GATGGAGGATCAGTTTGCTGCGCTGCACGAGAACCCTGACAT AATCATTGCCACCCCTGGGCGCCTGGTGCACGTAGCAGTGGAGATGAACCTGAAGCTGCACAGCGTGGAGTACGTGGTGTTCGACGAGGCTGACAG gctcTTTGAGATGGGCTTTGCAGAACAGCTCCAAGAGATCCTCGCTCGGCTACCGGGTGGCCACCAGACCGTCCTCTTCTCAGCCACGCTGCCCAAGCTGCTCGTTGAGTTTGCCCGTGCTG GTCTCACTGAACCAATGCTGATACGTCTGGATGTGGAGTCAAAGCTGAGTGAGCAGCTCAAG CTGGCTTTCTTCCACGTGCGTGGAGATGACAAACCAGCCGTGCTGCTCCACCTGCTCCGCAGCGTGGTGAAGCCCCAGGATCAGACTGTCGTCTTTGTGGCCACGAAGCACCACACAGAGTATCTGAAGGAG CTACTCACGTCCCAGGGCATCTGCTGTACCCATATCTACAGCTCACTGGACCAGACTGCCCGCAAGATCAACATTGCCAAGTTTGCCCACGGCAAGTGCCAGGTGCTGCTGGTGACAGACGTGGCCGCCCGTGGGCTCGACATCCCCATGCTGGACAATGTCATCAACTACAGCTTCCCTGCCAAGTCCAAGCTGTTCGTGCACCGTGTTG GTCGTGTGGCCCGGGCTGGCCGCAGTGGCACTGCCTATTCTCTGGTGGCTCCTGACGAGATGCCCTACATCTTTGACCTCCATCTCTTCCTGGGGCGCCCACTCATCCTTGCCAGTGGCCAAGAGATGCCTGCAG ATGCAGATGGGGTCCTGGGTCGCGTCCCGCAGAGCTTGGTGGATGATGAGGAGTGCCTGCTGCTGACAGACCACGAGGGCTcactggagctgcagagcctgCGCCGTGTGGCTGACAATGCCCAGAAGCAGTACCTgcgctcccggcccggcccctcACCCGAGTCCATCAAGAGGGTGAAGGAGATGGACATGTCTCAGCTGGGCATCCACCCACTCTTCA GTGCTCACTTTGAAGACACCGAACTGGAGAGGCTGAAGTTGGTGGACAGCATTAAAGCCTACAAGTCGAAGGCG ACCATCTTTGAGATCAACGCCACAGCCCACACGTTGGCCAGCAGCATCATGCGCTCCAAGCGGCGGCACGACCGTGCCCTCATCGAGAAGTTCCAGCGTGGGCAGCAGGAGAAGCGGGCAGCAGCTCTCGAGGGACAGAAGCTGCACCCTGTCACCCCAACCACCCCCAGgcctgaggaggaggaaggagaggaggaaaaccTGCAG GAGGTGTTCTCCACCATGGTGGGACGGAAGCGCAAGCGGAGCCGGGCTGCAGGAGATGGGGCCAGGAAAAAGCCACAGCCACCAGTGCAGCGGGACGAGGACTTCTACATCCCGTATCGGCCCAAGGACTTTGAGAGCGAGCGGGG GTTGAGTGTGGGCGGTGAGGGCAGTGCCTTTGAGCAGCAGGcggctggggctgtgctggatcTCATGGGCGATGAAAGCCACAACCTGAACAGgagcaaacagctgctgaaGTG GGACCGCAAGAAGAAGCGCTTTGTGGGGCAGACGGGccaggaggagaagaagaaagtgCGGACGGAGAGCGGGCACTACATCAGCAGCTCCTACAAGAACAACCT CTATGAGAagtggaagcagaaaaacaaggtTGACGAGCGAGATGAGGATGAAGACACCCAAGGTGGCCGGGAGCTGCTCAGAGGGAAGCACAAACGTGGGCACG CCCCCAGGAAGGCCCCTGGCCAAGGCAAGGTGCGCTCGGAGCTGAAGAACAAGCAGCAGATCCTGAAGCAGCGCAAGGCAGCGGCCAAGCAGCGCTTCCTGCAGCGCGGGGGCATGAAGCGCCTGAGGGCACGGAACCGGCAGCGGATGCgggagctgcagcagatggCATTTGGCCGCGTGGGGCCCACCAAGAAGGGAAAGCTCCGAAAGAAGATGTAG
- the MAJIN gene encoding membrane-anchored junction protein isoform X1, with product MSLSDLSKWERVSEMRFKHKNVDLVPYPYICTMYLELNSFQQSLSLGKEVNSDTSEPVKRKNEIPETTEMEEMAKRRRTEGQTETSYPTLCMDSPGAESAHHVIRAERGFEKNYAKAIQCEHHPASLSTGCKQESLWRPEGNNMEQRAGSSQPAGETRLLQQMDQITAKGTEEPKPGALSKLWRRLLSPLRHLFGGQP from the exons ATGTCGCTCTCAGATTTAAGCAAATGGGAAAGAGTGTCAGAAATGAGATTCAAACACAAGAATGTTGATCTCGTGCCTTATCCCTACATTTGCACCATGTATCTAGAGCTCAACTCATTCCAGCAAAGCTTGTCTTTGG GTAAAGAAGTAAACAGCGACACTTCTGAGCCT GTCAAGAGAAAAAATGAGATACCAGAAACTACTGAGATGGAAGAAATGGCAAAGAGGAGAAGAACTGAAGGTCAAACAGAGACCTCATACCCAACGCTGTGTATGGACAG CCCTGGAGCTGAGAGTGCTCACCATGTAATTAGAGCAGAGCGTGGATTTGAAAAG aattaTGCCAAAGCAATTCAGTGTGAGCATCATCCAGCATCCCTCAGCACGGGCTGCAAGCAAGAGAGTTTAT GGAGACCTGAGGGCAATAACATGGAACAAAGAGCAGGAAGCAGTCAGCCTGCAGGTGAAACGCGGCTATTGCAGCAAATGGACCAAATCACAGCCAAAGGAACCGAGGAGCCCAAACCAGGAGCTCTCTCAAAGCTCTGGAGAAG GCTGTTATCTCCGCTGCGGCACCTCTTTGGtgggcagccctga
- the DDX54 gene encoding ATP-dependent RNA helicase DDX54 isoform X2: MAPPGARKRRGPSGAGDKRRAATALPVPSLPSFPTAEHEDADAAADTQAMVRAQNKKKKSGGFQSMGLSYPVFKGVMKKGYKVPTPIQRKTIPVILRGRDVVAMARTGSGKTACFLLPMFERLKAPSPSGARALILSPTRELALQTLKFTKELGKFTGLKTALVLGGDKMEDQFAALHENPDIIIATPGRLVHVAVEMNLKLHSVEYVVFDEADRLFEMGFAEQLQEILARLPGGHQTVLFSATLPKLLVEFARAGLTEPMLIRLDVESKLSEQLKLAFFHVRGDDKPAVLLHLLRSVVKPQDQTVVFVATKHHTEYLKELLTSQGICCTHIYSSLDQTARKINIAKFAHGKCQVLLVTDVAARGLDIPMLDNVINYSFPAKSKLFVHRVGRVARAGRSGTAYSLVAPDEMPYIFDLHLFLGRPLILASGQEMPADADGVLGRVPQSLVDDEECLLLTDHEGSLELQSLRRVADNAQKQYLRSRPGPSPESIKRVKEMDMSQLGIHPLFSAHFEDTELERLKLVDSIKAYKSKATIFEINATAHTLASSIMRSKRRHDRALIEKFQRGQQEKRAAALEGQKLHPVTPTTPRPEEEEGEEENLQEVFSTMVGRKRKRSRAAGDGARKKPQPPVQRDEDFYIPYRPKDFESERGLSVGGEGSAFEQQAAGAVLDLMGDESHNLNRSKQLLKWDRKKKRFVGQTGQEEKKKVRTESGHYISSSYKNNLYEKWKQKNKVDERDEDEDTQGGRELLRGKHKRGHAPRKAPGQGKVRSELKNKQQILKQRKAAAKQRFLQRGGMKRLRARNRQRMRELQQMAFGRVGPTKKGKLRKKM, translated from the exons ATGGCGCCGCCGGGTGCTCGCAAGCGGCGCGGACCGAGCGGAGCTGGGGACAAGAGGCGGGCAGCGACAGCG CTCCCCGTGCCCTCTCTGCCCTCCTTCCCCACCGCTGAGCACGAGGATGCCGACGCGGCGGCCGACACGCAGGCGATGGTGCGGGCGcagaacaagaagaagaaatccGGAGGCTTCCAGTCCATGG GCCTGAGCTACCCCGTCTTCAAGGGCGTGATGAAGAAGGGCTACAAAGTGCCCACGCCCATCCAGAGGAAG ACCATCCCGGTGATCCTGCGTGGCCGTGACGTGGTGGCGATGGCGCGGACGGGCAGTGGGAAGACGgcctgcttcctgctgcccaTGTTCGAGCGGCTGAAGGCACCCAGCCCATCTGGAGCTCGCGCCCTTATCCTCTCACCCACGCGTGAACTGGCCCTGCAGACCCTCAAGTTCACCAAGGAG CTGGGCAAGTTCACAGGCTTGAAGACCGCTCTTGTGCTGGGAGGAGACAA GATGGAGGATCAGTTTGCTGCGCTGCACGAGAACCCTGACAT AATCATTGCCACCCCTGGGCGCCTGGTGCACGTAGCAGTGGAGATGAACCTGAAGCTGCACAGCGTGGAGTACGTGGTGTTCGACGAGGCTGACAG gctcTTTGAGATGGGCTTTGCAGAACAGCTCCAAGAGATCCTCGCTCGGCTACCGGGTGGCCACCAGACCGTCCTCTTCTCAGCCACGCTGCCCAAGCTGCTCGTTGAGTTTGCCCGTGCTG GTCTCACTGAACCAATGCTGATACGTCTGGATGTGGAGTCAAAGCTGAGTGAGCAGCTCAAG CTGGCTTTCTTCCACGTGCGTGGAGATGACAAACCAGCCGTGCTGCTCCACCTGCTCCGCAGCGTGGTGAAGCCCCAGGATCAGACTGTCGTCTTTGTGGCCACGAAGCACCACACAGAGTATCTGAAGGAG CTACTCACGTCCCAGGGCATCTGCTGTACCCATATCTACAGCTCACTGGACCAGACTGCCCGCAAGATCAACATTGCCAAGTTTGCCCACGGCAAGTGCCAGGTGCTGCTGGTGACAGACGTGGCCGCCCGTGGGCTCGACATCCCCATGCTGGACAATGTCATCAACTACAGCTTCCCTGCCAAGTCCAAGCTGTTCGTGCACCGTGTTG GTCGTGTGGCCCGGGCTGGCCGCAGTGGCACTGCCTATTCTCTGGTGGCTCCTGACGAGATGCCCTACATCTTTGACCTCCATCTCTTCCTGGGGCGCCCACTCATCCTTGCCAGTGGCCAAGAGATGCCTGCAG ATGCAGATGGGGTCCTGGGTCGCGTCCCGCAGAGCTTGGTGGATGATGAGGAGTGCCTGCTGCTGACAGACCACGAGGGCTcactggagctgcagagcctgCGCCGTGTGGCTGACAATGCCCAGAAGCAGTACCTgcgctcccggcccggcccctcACCCGAGTCCATCAAGAGGGTGAAGGAGATGGACATGTCTCAGCTGGGCATCCACCCACTCTTCA GTGCTCACTTTGAAGACACCGAACTGGAGAGGCTGAAGTTGGTGGACAGCATTAAAGCCTACAAGTCGAAGGCG ACCATCTTTGAGATCAACGCCACAGCCCACACGTTGGCCAGCAGCATCATGCGCTCCAAGCGGCGGCACGACCGTGCCCTCATCGAGAAGTTCCAGCGTGGGCAGCAGGAGAAGCGGGCAGCAGCTCTCGAGGGACAGAAGCTGCACCCTGTCACCCCAACCACCCCCAGgcctgaggaggaggaaggagaggaggaaaaccTGCAG GAGGTGTTCTCCACCATGGTGGGACGGAAGCGCAAGCGGAGCCGGGCTGCAGGAGATGGGGCCAGGAAAAAGCCACAGCCACCAGTGCAGCGGGACGAGGACTTCTACATCCCGTATCGGCCCAAGGACTTTGAGAGCGAGCGGGG GTTGAGTGTGGGCGGTGAGGGCAGTGCCTTTGAGCAGCAGGcggctggggctgtgctggatcTCATGGGCGATGAAAGCCACAACCTGAACAGgagcaaacagctgctgaaGTG GGACCGCAAGAAGAAGCGCTTTGTGGGGCAGACGGGccaggaggagaagaagaaagtgCGGACGGAGAGCGGGCACTACATCAGCAGCTCCTACAAGAACAACCT CTATGAGAagtggaagcagaaaaacaaggtTGACGAGCGAGATGAGGATGAAGACACCCAAGGTGGCCGGGAGCTGCTCAGAGGGAAGCACAAACGTGGGCACG CCCCCAGGAAGGCCCCTGGCCAAGGCAAGGTGCGCTCGGAGCTGAAGAACAAGCAGCAGATCCTGAAGCAGCGCAAGGCAGCGGCCAAGCAGCGCTTCCTGCAGCGCGGGGGCATGAAGCGCCTGAGGGCACGGAACCGGCAGCGGATGCgggagctgcagcagatggCATTTGGCCGCGTGGGGCCCACCAAGAAGGGAAAGCTCCGAAAGAAGATGTAG
- the MAJIN gene encoding membrane-anchored junction protein isoform X2, with the protein MRFKHKNVDLVPYPYICTMYLELNSFQQSLSLGKEVNSDTSEPVKRKNEIPETTEMEEMAKRRRTEGQTETSYPTLCMDSPGAESAHHVIRAERGFEKNYAKAIQCEHHPASLSTGCKQESLWRPEGNNMEQRAGSSQPAGETRLLQQMDQITAKGTEEPKPGALSKLWRRLLSPLRHLFGGQP; encoded by the exons ATGAGATTCAAACACAAGAATGTTGATCTCGTGCCTTATCCCTACATTTGCACCATGTATCTAGAGCTCAACTCATTCCAGCAAAGCTTGTCTTTGG GTAAAGAAGTAAACAGCGACACTTCTGAGCCT GTCAAGAGAAAAAATGAGATACCAGAAACTACTGAGATGGAAGAAATGGCAAAGAGGAGAAGAACTGAAGGTCAAACAGAGACCTCATACCCAACGCTGTGTATGGACAG CCCTGGAGCTGAGAGTGCTCACCATGTAATTAGAGCAGAGCGTGGATTTGAAAAG aattaTGCCAAAGCAATTCAGTGTGAGCATCATCCAGCATCCCTCAGCACGGGCTGCAAGCAAGAGAGTTTAT GGAGACCTGAGGGCAATAACATGGAACAAAGAGCAGGAAGCAGTCAGCCTGCAGGTGAAACGCGGCTATTGCAGCAAATGGACCAAATCACAGCCAAAGGAACCGAGGAGCCCAAACCAGGAGCTCTCTCAAAGCTCTGGAGAAG GCTGTTATCTCCGCTGCGGCACCTCTTTGGtgggcagccctga